A genomic segment from Agrobacterium vitis encodes:
- a CDS encoding twin-arginine translocase TatA/TatE family subunit → MGSFSMWHWLIVLAIVLLLFGRGKIPELMGDVAKGIKSFKKGMSDDDSSPDAPSRPADPSKTVDHRADDHK, encoded by the coding sequence ATGGGTTCTTTCAGTATGTGGCATTGGCTGATCGTTCTGGCGATTGTGCTGTTGTTGTTTGGCCGCGGCAAGATCCCGGAACTGATGGGCGACGTTGCCAAGGGCATCAAGAGCTTCAAGAAGGGCATGTCGGATGACGATAGTTCCCCGGATGCGCCGTCCCGGCCTGCCGATCCGTCAAAGACCGTGGACCACCGGGCCGACGATCACAAATAA
- the scpB gene encoding SMC-Scp complex subunit ScpB, translating to MDGAGGLAGIREREALRIVEALVFASAEPVSEGFLAERLPRGTDIGGLMKALQADYAPRGVNLVRVDGHWAFRTAADLAFAIRREDNEVRKLSRAALEVLAIIAYHQPVTRAEIEEIRGVQTSKGTIDVLLEAGWVRFRGRRRTPGRPVTFGTTRDFLDHFGLEELRDLPGMEELKGAGLLTGRIPANFHVPMPMDGDALGEDEDPITQLDLEELGLLAPADARDA from the coding sequence ATGGATGGGGCAGGCGGGCTTGCTGGTATACGGGAGCGTGAGGCCTTACGTATCGTCGAAGCACTGGTGTTTGCCTCGGCAGAGCCAGTCTCGGAAGGCTTTCTGGCCGAGCGCCTGCCACGCGGCACCGATATTGGCGGGCTGATGAAGGCGCTACAGGCCGATTATGCGCCACGCGGCGTCAATCTGGTGCGGGTTGATGGGCATTGGGCATTTCGCACCGCCGCCGATCTGGCCTTTGCCATTCGCCGTGAAGACAACGAGGTGCGCAAACTGTCGCGGGCGGCGCTGGAAGTGCTGGCGATCATTGCCTATCACCAGCCGGTGACGCGGGCGGAAATTGAGGAAATCAGAGGCGTACAGACCTCCAAAGGTACGATTGACGTGTTGCTTGAGGCAGGATGGGTGCGGTTTCGCGGCCGTCGCCGCACGCCGGGACGGCCCGTGACCTTCGGCACCACCCGCGATTTTCTCGATCATTTCGGGCTGGAGGAATTGCGCGATCTACCGGGCATGGAGGAATTGAAAGGGGCAGGGCTGCTGACAGGCCGAATCCCGGCGAATTTCCATGTGCCGATGCCGATGGATGGCGATGCGCTTGGTGAGGATGAGGACCCGATCACCCAGCTGGATCTGGAGGAACTTGGCCTGCTGGCACCCGCCGATGCCCGTGATGCGTAA